TCCGACACGTCCTGGACCGGCTCGGCTATACGGGGCTCGCGGTGTGCGGGCAGGGCGCGCAGGTGTACGACGCAGCGCGCGGGCGCCTGCTGCACTCCGTTTCCATGGACCGGGAGCTGGCCGAGGTGGCCCTCGGCAAGATCGAGGCGGAGATCGGCGAGGTCTACGCCGCGGTCAACCAGGAGGGCTTGGACGCGGAGATGCTGATAGGGCCGGGCTACCGGATGTGGCACCCCCACCTGCCGACGGTCCGCGTCCCGCGGCGCTGCGACCTGTGGTCGGCGCCGATCAACAAGGTGCTGCTCCAGCACCCGGAGCTGGACGACGACGAGCTCACGCGGGTGGCGCGGGCGGTGGTCGGGGACCTCGTGAACGTCACGATGGCGGGGGAGCACACGGTGGAACTCCAGCCGCCGGGCATCGACAAGGCCAGTGGGCTCGCGCGGGCGGCGGAAGCCCTGGGGGCGTCCCCGGCCGGGACGATCGCCTTCGGGGACATGCCGAACGATGTGCCGATGTTCGCGTGGGCCGCGCACGGGGTGGCCATGGCCAACTCCCACCACGAGCTGGTGGCGGTGGCCGACGAGATCACCTTGTCCAACGAGGACGACGGCATCGCGGTGGTCCTGGAGCGCCTGTACGGCTGACCGCCGCCTCCGGGGGCTCCACCCCCGCACCCCGCGCCTCGGATCCTTCAGCCTCGCCGGCGTTTGAGGCGCGGGGTCCGGGGCGGTCGGCCCCGCTCAGCCCGCCGCGCGCGGCAGACGGCGTTCCCACGTGCGGTGGAAGACCACCTCTCCCCCCTCCCGGCACACCACCTCGTTCGACGTGAGGAAGCCGCCTTCGTCGCACGAGATCTCCGACCGGGTCTCCACCCGTGCGTCCCAGCCCAGTTCGGGCCGGTGGAGCCGGATCCGCCACTGCGAGCGGGCCCGCGCGGACAGCGCGTCGGCGTCCTGGATCTCGTACACCTCCTCCGCGTCCTCGCTGAACTCCAGGCCGTCCGGGTACACCCGCGTGCCCCCGTACCGCGGGTCCACCTCCAGCCGCCACGTCCCGCGCGCGACGTCCCGTACGACCAGCCGTTCCGGGCGCGGTTCGTCCAGCGTGGCCGGGAAGGCGACCCCCAGCGGCGGCGCCTGCTCCGGCGGCTCGAAGACGATGCCCCCGTCCACGACGGACGCGGCGGACGCAGCGGACGCGGCCCGCACCGGGAGGGTCAGCGCGCTGCCCGCCGGGTCCAGGGTCCAGCCGGCCTCGGACCCGGCCCGCGGCCAGATCCACGGCCAGTACGCGGAGGACACGGCGAGCCGGATCCGGTGCCCGGGCGGGAAGGCGTGGCCGATGCCGTTCAGCTCGAAGGTGACGTCCTCGTACGAGCCCACCGGCCACGGCACGGCCCGGTCCCGGCCCTGGCGGGCCGACAGGTTCAGGGCGCCCCGCGTGACCAGCGTCGACGTACCGTCCGGGGCGACGTCGCACAGCCGGGCCACCACCTGCCCGTACGGCACGTCGAGCCGCAGCCGCAGGGTCACCGAGGGCCGGCCCAGGATCTCCACCGGCTCCCCGCCCCCCACCGGGAACTCGAAGCAGGCCGACTTCGCGTCCTCCTCCCGCTGGTCGGGCGGCAGGTCGGCCTCGTTGCCGAAGGGGAAGAAGCGTCCGGCGTCCATCCCGGTGTGCTGCGGGGAGGCGACGGCCACCGGCGCGCCCTGGAACACGTACGGGACGGGGATCACGGACGCCGAAGGCCAGGCCTTCTCGCCGACCCAGCGGCCGGGGAGGTCCTCGTACACGGTCGCCGGCGGGTGCGAGTCGCTGATCCAGGCGCGCAGCAGCGGCTCGTCCATCACCCCGTTGTCCGTGCCCCTCAGCCAGTGGTCCCACCAGCGCAGGGTCTCCTGGAGGAAGCCGATCGCCGGTCCGGGCGGCAGCCCGCGGTCCGGGTACTGGTGCGACCAGGGCCCGATCAGGCCGCGCACGCGCCCGGACGGCAGGTGCTCGACGAGCCGCAGCACGGTGTCCCGGTACGGGTCGTGCCAGCCGCCCACCGCGAGCACCGCCGCGCCGATCGCCGTGTAGTCCTCGCAGACGCTGCCGTGGCGCCAGTAGGCGTCGCGGGTCTGGTGCGAGAGCCAGGTGTGGATCAGCGGTTCGACCGCCTCCAGCCGGTCCAGCCACTGCTGCCGCCAGCCGTCGCCGACGAACAGCGGGTCCGGCGGCCGGGAGGCGAAGGCCAGCATGGTCGCCGCCCACGCGTGCATGTCC
Above is a genomic segment from Streptomyces sp. NBC_01233 containing:
- a CDS encoding CocE/NonD family hydrolase, translated to MIIRTAFPYETTHGDVRIPMADGVELYARIWRPVTDEPVPALLEYLPYRLTDWTAPRDWQRHPWYAGHGYASVRVDVRGHGCSGGRPGDEYDARELADGVAVVEWLAAQPWCTGAVGMFGISWGGFNSLQIAALAPEALKAVVTVCSTDDRYDNDVHYMGGSVLAVDMHAWAATMLAFASRPPDPLFVGDGWRQQWLDRLEAVEPLIHTWLSHQTRDAYWRHGSVCEDYTAIGAAVLAVGGWHDPYRDTVLRLVEHLPSGRVRGLIGPWSHQYPDRGLPPGPAIGFLQETLRWWDHWLRGTDNGVMDEPLLRAWISDSHPPATVYEDLPGRWVGEKAWPSASVIPVPYVFQGAPVAVASPQHTGMDAGRFFPFGNEADLPPDQREEDAKSACFEFPVGGGEPVEILGRPSVTLRLRLDVPYGQVVARLCDVAPDGTSTLVTRGALNLSARQGRDRAVPWPVGSYEDVTFELNGIGHAFPPGHRIRLAVSSAYWPWIWPRAGSEAGWTLDPAGSALTLPVRAASAASAASVVDGGIVFEPPEQAPPLGVAFPATLDEPRPERLVVRDVARGTWRLEVDPRYGGTRVYPDGLEFSEDAEEVYEIQDADALSARARSQWRIRLHRPELGWDARVETRSEISCDEGGFLTSNEVVCREGGEVVFHRTWERRLPRAAG
- a CDS encoding HAD family hydrolase; translated protein: MTSAPPPALPYALIATDLDGTLLQAGDTVSARSYEALARARAAGAQHIIVTGRPVPQVRHVLDRLGYTGLAVCGQGAQVYDAARGRLLHSVSMDRELAEVALGKIEAEIGEVYAAVNQEGLDAEMLIGPGYRMWHPHLPTVRVPRRCDLWSAPINKVLLQHPELDDDELTRVARAVVGDLVNVTMAGEHTVELQPPGIDKASGLARAAEALGASPAGTIAFGDMPNDVPMFAWAAHGVAMANSHHELVAVADEITLSNEDDGIAVVLERLYG